In a single window of the Deltaproteobacteria bacterium genome:
- a CDS encoding DUF4215 domain-containing protein, which translates to MNSRLVRVVALWFAVVGFPESISAAPLDENGQASDVVFERDAHGNRILPDLAKALAAPHRRGARSANELSFTFDSPAEPWTAAKIVEMSTTLGDFYPIVKTIYGPPAFGITVNVRKDSNLTTPGQYNPSLNEIVLHPASQASTWVHEMIHAFRDDYVCWLATYEEGMTRAAEIESFDQLETYTSVNEAHGYPYDVYYEALNRAGVGATNGVFFGGLPGFGLLRYQLSGYAWGKALIENPNFLESFNEQLYAQMLIDPSTTGTEASLLAIAAAVQSQVEGVAFGPWYAQQHVFDTTPPVGYQLYQRISSCTFDLFERTASGQEIPQANVPISWAAYDHNDELFDSGTHSTDGSGIMDLWPTIPAGYRGRMTVVGSASTPGGVVTSTAVRMVAEPDGVSGVVVGASTGTVTVTPLDDPASTVSVSVVDGAFKAPSLKTLRGRFTAEFVGEDLTTAMTRFTKDRSDYLTIVTLTCGDAIVNGTDECDDGDDVNGDACDGNCTLPACGNGVLAPGEDCDDGNLTNGDGCSDGCLIEPDPTATPTPAVSPTPTASPTPTTTASPAVCGNGVVQFGEECDDGNSNGDDGCSVSCQIEPCTAGPPSFCRQELIGGKGQLKMQRDAADPEKRRIQWKWSKGWATLKPAFGDPIGTEDYFVCIYDHGTLISTTTIPGGGTCAGKTCWKETPKGYVYQDKERTPDGAQQLKLIGGVGAKAQIHFKGGGSNLDVPVPGALVGPVVVQVRQASDPTTCWESTFSVPFGKQDATSFADKSD; encoded by the coding sequence GTGAATAGCCGGCTCGTCCGCGTCGTCGCTCTATGGTTCGCCGTCGTTGGGTTCCCGGAGTCCATTAGTGCGGCGCCGTTGGACGAAAACGGCCAGGCGAGCGATGTCGTTTTTGAGCGCGACGCGCACGGCAACCGGATTCTGCCGGACTTGGCGAAAGCTCTCGCGGCTCCACATCGCCGTGGTGCACGTTCGGCCAACGAGCTGTCGTTCACGTTCGACTCTCCGGCCGAGCCGTGGACCGCCGCGAAAATCGTCGAGATGTCTACGACGCTGGGGGATTTCTACCCGATCGTGAAGACCATATACGGCCCGCCGGCGTTCGGCATCACGGTCAACGTGCGGAAGGACTCGAACCTCACGACACCCGGTCAGTACAACCCTTCGCTGAATGAGATAGTGTTGCATCCCGCCTCGCAGGCGTCGACCTGGGTGCACGAAATGATCCACGCGTTTCGCGACGATTATGTCTGTTGGCTAGCGACCTATGAGGAAGGAATGACGCGTGCCGCAGAGATCGAGTCCTTTGATCAGCTCGAGACCTACACGTCCGTAAACGAGGCTCACGGCTATCCGTACGACGTGTATTACGAGGCACTGAACCGGGCCGGGGTGGGGGCGACGAACGGTGTCTTCTTCGGGGGCTTGCCGGGTTTCGGGCTGCTTCGATATCAGCTCTCGGGTTATGCCTGGGGTAAGGCCTTGATCGAGAATCCAAATTTTCTCGAGTCGTTCAATGAACAGCTCTATGCACAGATGCTCATCGACCCCTCTACGACCGGCACCGAGGCGAGCCTGCTCGCGATCGCGGCGGCTGTGCAATCGCAGGTGGAGGGCGTCGCCTTCGGGCCTTGGTACGCCCAGCAGCACGTTTTCGATACGACGCCCCCAGTGGGGTATCAGCTCTACCAGCGCATCAGCAGCTGCACGTTCGACCTATTCGAGCGAACCGCCTCGGGACAAGAAATCCCGCAAGCAAATGTCCCGATCTCTTGGGCTGCGTACGACCATAACGATGAGCTTTTCGACAGCGGTACGCATTCGACGGATGGCTCCGGAATCATGGACCTTTGGCCAACTATTCCAGCAGGCTATCGCGGCCGTATGACCGTCGTCGGATCAGCATCCACTCCGGGCGGCGTCGTGACGAGCACGGCGGTGCGTATGGTCGCCGAACCGGATGGCGTGTCGGGCGTCGTCGTAGGGGCATCGACGGGCACGGTCACCGTCACGCCCCTCGACGATCCGGCGTCGACGGTCAGCGTTTCGGTCGTGGATGGCGCCTTCAAGGCGCCGTCGCTCAAGACGCTTCGGGGGCGCTTCACGGCGGAGTTCGTCGGTGAAGATCTTACGACCGCCATGACGCGGTTCACCAAGGACCGCAGCGATTATCTCACGATCGTGACATTGACGTGTGGCGACGCAATCGTAAACGGGACCGACGAGTGCGACGACGGTGACGACGTCAACGGTGACGCGTGCGACGGCAATTGCACCCTACCTGCGTGCGGAAACGGCGTGTTGGCGCCTGGCGAAGACTGCGACGACGGCAACCTCACGAACGGCGACGGGTGTAGCGACGGATGCCTCATCGAGCCCGATCCGACCGCGACGCCGACGCCCGCCGTGTCGCCGACGCCGACGGCTTCACCAACGCCGACGACGACTGCGTCGCCCGCGGTGTGCGGCAACGGCGTGGTGCAGTTCGGCGAGGAGTGCGATGACGGGAACTCGAACGGCGACGATGGGTGCTCGGTAAGCTGCCAAATCGAGCCGTGTACGGCAGGCCCTCCGAGCTTCTGTCGCCAAGAGCTGATTGGCGGCAAGGGTCAGCTCAAGATGCAGCGCGACGCGGCTGACCCCGAGAAACGCCGCATCCAATGGAAGTGGAGCAAGGGTTGGGCGACTCTCAAGCCCGCGTTCGGGGATCCCATCGGCACCGAAGACTACTTCGTCTGCATCTACGACCACGGAACGCTGATCTCGACGACGACCATTCCAGGCGGCGGCACGTGTGCCGGAAAGACCTGCTGGAAGGAGACGCCGAAGGGATACGTGTATCAAGACAAGGAGCGGACTCCGGATGGGGCTCAGCAGTTGAAGCTGATCGGCGGGGTCGGCGCGAAGGCGCAGATTCATTTCAAGGGCGGCGGAAGCAATCTGGACGTCCCTGTACCCGGCGCTCTCGTCGGTCCCGTGGTCGTTCAGGTCAGGCAAGCGAGCGATCCGACGACGTGTTGGGAGTCGACGTTCAGCGTCCCGTTCGGGAAGCAGGACGCCACGTCCTTCGCCGACAAATCAGACTGA